The Fusobacterium hwasookii genome has a window encoding:
- a CDS encoding ribbon-helix-helix protein, CopG family encodes MKRIEFKLEEELINLLNNKINIKELSRSEYIRNLILKDISNTNNAVDISTLNNKKKLIVSLEKVELIKKKRIEFQCDEDLLKLLDVRAEIKEISRSEYIRNLILKDVGNINNNIDIDTLKKIKKLTVEYKKMRVAFNKLGVVFNQGIKLFIKDKKEELEALEDKLMKLLDEEKEKLEEYKKYLL; translated from the coding sequence GTGAAAAGAATAGAGTTTAAACTTGAAGAAGAATTAATAAATTTGTTAAATAATAAAATAAATATAAAAGAACTTAGCAGGAGCGAATATATTAGAAATTTAATTTTAAAAGATATAAGTAATACTAATAATGCTGTTGATATAAGTACATTAAATAACAAAAAAAAATTAATAGTATCGCTAGAAAAAGTTGAGCTTATAAAAAAGAAAAGAATAGAATTTCAATGTGATGAAGACTTATTAAAATTATTAGATGTAAGAGCAGAAATAAAAGAGATAAGTAGGAGCGAATACATAAGAAATTTAATTTTAAAAGATGTAGGAAATATTAATAATAATATAGATATAGACACATTGAAGAAGATAAAAAAATTAACTGTTGAATATAAAAAAATGAGAGTAGCATTTAATAAATTAGGAGTAGTATTTAACCAAGGAATTAAACTATTTATTAAAGATAAAAAAGAAGAATTAGAAGCATTAGAAGATAAATTGATGAAGTTACTAGATGAAGAAAAGGAGAAGCTAGAAGAATATAAAAAGTATCTATTGTAA
- a CDS encoding relaxase/mobilization nuclease domain-containing protein, whose protein sequence is MPILKAIGKNKDEKKGSTKQTLAGMKAVLNYIARAGKEEQIYKAFGIGLSDNVDKANDKIIFNKKTHDKVDSNLYKHYALSFAPGFNNLELIEKITKEFVQKEFLDKGFLAFVGIHIDKDHYHSHILVDTVNFNTGYKLHQLDNADLKKARYKDKILPEQEISLEHLKNSMEEISLNYGVESPERNKEKDKSINIGTMSKYKGVTSENSWRTRIAEAFQEVVLNVTTTTENLQSRLQEKGIYFNRFNKEKKTLTLATQYQDNKGVSKKGLVKLNKLEAEEDYRFKVTKNIYNWENLFEELESHKVKMLEQEKEIIKEDKEFNFMDILQEKILEYDKEVEKDKEIKKEKEKSYSYSYSYEDYTPSKKSNTEKEYIPPVAPVKSVEKKEEEKPKVVELNAIERAKISQQIAEEQRLKELRAEELAKKKKKKATEWLDEKDQWVDEKDEWVSEWEDDKNDWDLSK, encoded by the coding sequence ATGCCAATTTTAAAAGCAATAGGAAAAAACAAAGATGAAAAGAAAGGAAGTACCAAGCAAACATTAGCAGGAATGAAAGCAGTATTAAATTATATAGCAAGAGCAGGGAAAGAAGAACAAATTTATAAAGCTTTTGGAATAGGATTAAGTGATAATGTAGATAAAGCAAACGATAAGATAATATTTAATAAAAAGACACACGATAAGGTAGATAGTAACCTATATAAACACTATGCTTTATCATTCGCCCCAGGCTTCAATAATCTTGAATTAATAGAGAAGATAACAAAAGAATTTGTGCAGAAAGAATTTCTTGATAAAGGCTTTCTTGCTTTCGTAGGAATACACATAGACAAAGACCATTATCATAGCCATATTTTAGTTGATACAGTAAATTTTAATACAGGGTATAAGCTACATCAACTAGATAATGCAGACTTGAAAAAAGCGAGATATAAAGATAAAATTCTTCCTGAACAAGAAATTTCATTAGAGCATTTAAAAAATAGTATGGAAGAAATATCTTTAAATTACGGAGTAGAAAGTCCTGAAAGAAACAAAGAAAAAGACAAGAGTATTAATATTGGTACTATGTCAAAATATAAAGGAGTAACAAGTGAGAACTCTTGGCGAACTAGAATAGCCGAAGCATTTCAGGAAGTGGTATTAAATGTAACAACTACTACTGAAAATCTTCAAAGCAGATTACAAGAAAAAGGTATATATTTTAACAGATTTAACAAAGAAAAGAAGACCTTAACATTAGCTACACAATATCAGGATAATAAAGGAGTTAGTAAAAAAGGATTGGTTAAATTAAATAAATTAGAAGCAGAAGAAGATTACAGATTTAAAGTAACTAAGAATATCTATAATTGGGAAAATTTGTTTGAAGAATTAGAGAGCCACAAAGTTAAAATGTTAGAGCAAGAGAAAGAAATTATCAAAGAAGATAAGGAATTTAATTTTATGGATATTCTTCAGGAAAAAATTTTAGAGTATGATAAAGAAGTTGAAAAAGACAAAGAAATTAAGAAAGAAAAAGAAAAAAGTTATAGTTATAGTTATAGTTATGAAGATTATACACCTAGTAAAAAGTCTAATACAGAAAAAGAGTATATCCCACCTGTTGCACCTGTTAAGTCCGTGGAGAAAAAAGAAGAAGAAAAGCCAAAGGTTGTTGAATTAAATGCCATTGAAAGAGCCAAAATAAGCCAACAAATAGCAGAAGAACAAAGATTAAAAGAATTAAGAGCAGAAGAATTAGCAAAGAAGAAGAAGAAGAAAGCAACTGAATGGCTTGATGAGAAAGACCAGTGGGTAGACGAGAAAGATGAGTGGGTTAGTGAGTGGGAAGATGATAAAAATGATTGGGATTTAAGTAAATAA
- a CDS encoding recombinase family protein, translating into MAIYGYARVSREVQDLTRQLKALTSAGVEPQNIFKDIGSGKDFNRIEYQKLVNQTLKAGDTLYITSIDRLGRDMKAIEQEYKVITELRQCKLISLDEPFLSSSNDEIMNELLRPILLKFLSWVAERERKEMLNRQKQAYSSMKKDWKGRLISNKTGKVIGRPKKYIDLTKDQRHKVEEWIAGSRSCLSVAKELGISRTTLYRIREEEYTE; encoded by the coding sequence ATGGCAATATATGGTTATGCAAGAGTTTCGAGGGAAGTGCAAGACTTAACAAGACAATTAAAAGCCTTAACAAGTGCAGGAGTTGAGCCACAAAACATCTTTAAAGATATTGGAAGTGGGAAAGACTTCAATAGAATAGAGTATCAAAAGCTAGTCAATCAAACTTTAAAAGCAGGAGATACCTTATACATTACATCTATTGACCGACTTGGTAGAGATATGAAAGCCATAGAGCAAGAATACAAGGTTATAACAGAACTAAGACAATGTAAGTTAATTAGCTTAGATGAGCCTTTTTTATCTTCATCTAATGATGAAATTATGAATGAACTCCTAAGACCTATTCTTTTGAAGTTTTTAAGTTGGGTAGCAGAGAGAGAAAGAAAAGAAATGTTGAATAGACAAAAACAAGCCTACTCATCAATGAAAAAGGACTGGAAAGGACGATTGATAAGTAACAAGACAGGTAAAGTAATTGGACGACCTAAAAAGTATATAGACCTAACCAAAGACCAAAGACATAAAGTCGAAGAATGGATTGCAGGAAGTAGAAGTTGTCTATCTGTTGCTAAGGAGTTAGGAATTTCAAGGACTACATTATATAGAATAAGAGAGGAAGAATATACAGAGTAA